A single genomic interval of Rosistilla ulvae harbors:
- the guaA gene encoding glutamine-hydrolyzing GMP synthase, translating into MSTPASEVITDSSALMDERVLVLDFGSQYAQLIARRVREQNVYCQIVRHDITAERIAEYAPRGIILSGGPSSVYEDGAPRCDPKLFELGIPVLGICYGMQLACDALGGSVQHTPSREYGRAHCEVTDASDLFDGLPTNMQVWMSHGDQVSSVGEMFHAQARTETCPFAAVKHASLPVYGLQFHPEVTHTPEGKQLLRNFVLRVCGCTGKWQLSDFAEETIGQIREIVGDRRVICGLSGGVDSSVVAALLYKAIGPQLACILVDNGLLRKAEQADVVKAFTEHFKADLHVVDAGPQFMQALEGISEPQEKRRRIGYQFIEAFKSEASKIESAHFLAQGTLYPDVIESGAAQDGPAATIKLHHNVGGLPDELGFELIEPLRDLFKDEVRRLGLELGLPEDLVWRHPFPGPGLAVRCLGEITAEKLDVLREADAIVVEEVKAAGLYRQTSQTFAVLLPVQSVGVMGDARTYDNCVAVRSVDTDDFMTADWSRLPYDLLAKISTRIINEVKGVNRVCYDISSKPPATIEWE; encoded by the coding sequence ATGAGCACTCCTGCAAGCGAAGTTATCACGGACAGTTCGGCGCTGATGGACGAGCGCGTCTTGGTCCTCGACTTTGGTTCGCAATACGCACAGCTGATCGCCCGCCGTGTCCGCGAACAAAACGTTTATTGCCAGATCGTTCGTCACGATATCACCGCCGAACGGATCGCCGAATACGCGCCGCGCGGGATCATCTTGTCGGGCGGCCCGTCGAGCGTCTACGAAGATGGGGCCCCGCGATGCGACCCCAAGTTGTTTGAACTCGGTATTCCCGTGCTCGGTATTTGTTACGGAATGCAGCTTGCCTGCGACGCGTTGGGCGGCAGCGTTCAACACACGCCAAGTCGCGAGTATGGGCGGGCTCATTGCGAAGTCACCGACGCATCGGATCTGTTCGATGGCTTGCCGACCAACATGCAAGTTTGGATGAGCCATGGCGATCAAGTCTCTTCGGTGGGAGAGATGTTTCATGCTCAAGCACGCACCGAGACATGTCCCTTTGCCGCTGTCAAACACGCCAGTTTGCCGGTCTACGGACTGCAGTTTCACCCCGAAGTGACGCACACTCCCGAGGGAAAACAATTGCTGCGGAACTTTGTGCTGCGAGTTTGCGGTTGCACGGGGAAGTGGCAGTTGAGCGATTTTGCTGAAGAGACGATCGGCCAGATTCGCGAGATCGTTGGCGATCGACGCGTGATCTGCGGTCTTTCGGGCGGCGTCGATTCGTCGGTCGTGGCGGCGTTGCTGTACAAAGCGATCGGTCCTCAATTGGCCTGCATTCTCGTCGATAATGGTCTGTTGCGAAAAGCGGAACAGGCGGACGTTGTCAAAGCGTTCACCGAGCATTTCAAAGCCGATCTGCACGTCGTCGATGCTGGCCCGCAATTCATGCAGGCGTTGGAAGGGATCAGCGAACCGCAGGAGAAGCGACGGCGGATCGGATATCAATTTATCGAGGCTTTCAAGTCGGAAGCGTCGAAGATCGAATCGGCGCACTTTCTGGCACAAGGGACACTCTATCCCGACGTGATCGAAAGCGGTGCCGCTCAGGATGGCCCGGCGGCAACGATCAAACTGCACCACAACGTGGGCGGTTTGCCCGATGAACTGGGCTTTGAATTGATCGAACCGCTTCGCGATTTGTTCAAGGACGAAGTCCGCCGGTTGGGGCTGGAACTTGGTTTGCCCGAAGATCTTGTCTGGCGGCATCCTTTCCCCGGTCCCGGTTTGGCCGTTCGTTGTCTCGGAGAGATTACCGCCGAGAAATTGGATGTGTTGCGCGAAGCCGACGCGATCGTTGTCGAAGAAGTCAAAGCGGCGGGACTGTATCGCCAGACGAGTCAAACGTTTGCTGTACTGTTGCCCGTTCAAAGCGTGGGCGTGATGGGCGACGCGCGAACTTATGATAATTGTGTCGCGGTTCGGTCGGTCGATACCGACGACTTCATGACGGCCGATTGGTCGCGTTTGCCGTACGATCTGCTGGCCAAGATCAGTACGCGTATCATCAACGAGGTCAAAGGGGTCAACCGTGTCTGTTACGACATCAGTAGCAAACCCCCAGCAACGATTGAGTGGGAGTAG
- a CDS encoding 2Fe-2S iron-sulfur cluster-binding protein — protein sequence MDSMLMIIGIITILAVIAQLIGLATGTATAHQRLRAHWRDWCSRADSQLADQVVAADRSRPFSPAWTGWRSLRVVHTEMVSADCKTFVFADPDGTPMPSFVPGQFLMVGRVDEPGAAPVAARCYSLSDAPSPTHLQITVKRIDGGQVSAWLHDTISVGDTVQARAPGGRFVLDIQRTDLVVGIAAGVGITPMASMAKYVTKMQPGRSVIVFLSARDGAHCPMVDELRELERKTPYFTLVVLQSRPQPGDHFDLKGRLSIEIISRVVSQPVGSYYLCGPPEFMTSLSDALIQWGVPEDSVSFESFGGPKPQAAVVEGEASQPIPVEFRKSGKKLSFNAADGNLLDAAEKAGVQMDADCRAGACGTCLKKLLKGKVQYDQAPSFSPIAEDECLPCVARPSEETIVDA from the coding sequence ATGGATTCCATGCTGATGATTATCGGGATCATTACGATCCTGGCGGTAATTGCCCAATTGATAGGCCTTGCGACCGGAACCGCGACGGCCCACCAACGCTTGCGCGCCCACTGGCGCGATTGGTGCTCGCGCGCCGATTCGCAATTGGCCGATCAGGTCGTCGCCGCCGACCGTTCCCGTCCCTTTTCCCCCGCATGGACCGGATGGCGAAGCCTGCGTGTCGTTCACACCGAAATGGTTTCCGCCGATTGCAAGACCTTCGTCTTTGCCGATCCCGATGGCACCCCAATGCCTTCGTTTGTTCCGGGACAATTTTTGATGGTTGGCCGCGTCGACGAACCTGGCGCCGCGCCCGTCGCCGCCCGTTGCTATTCGCTTTCCGATGCCCCTTCACCGACCCATTTGCAGATCACGGTCAAACGAATCGACGGCGGCCAGGTCAGCGCGTGGTTGCACGACACGATCTCCGTCGGCGACACCGTGCAAGCGCGAGCTCCCGGCGGACGATTTGTTCTCGATATCCAACGGACCGACCTCGTCGTCGGCATCGCCGCGGGAGTCGGCATCACGCCGATGGCCAGCATGGCCAAATATGTCACCAAGATGCAGCCAGGCCGATCGGTGATCGTCTTCCTGTCGGCTCGAGACGGTGCCCATTGTCCGATGGTCGATGAACTGCGGGAACTCGAACGCAAAACTCCCTATTTCACACTGGTGGTCTTGCAAAGTCGGCCGCAGCCGGGCGATCACTTTGACTTGAAGGGCCGGTTGAGCATCGAGATCATCTCGCGCGTCGTCAGCCAACCTGTCGGCAGCTACTACCTTTGTGGACCGCCCGAATTCATGACGTCGCTAAGCGATGCGTTGATCCAGTGGGGCGTCCCCGAAGATTCGGTCAGCTTTGAATCGTTTGGCGGCCCCAAGCCGCAGGCGGCAGTTGTCGAAGGAGAGGCGAGCCAGCCGATTCCGGTCGAATTTCGCAAAAGCGGCAAGAAGCTGTCGTTTAACGCCGCCGACGGCAACCTGTTGGACGCGGCTGAAAAAGCGGGTGTGCAGATGGACGCCGACTGCCGCGCCGGCGCTTGTGGTACCTGCCTGAAAAAGCTGCTCAAAGGAAAAGTCCAGTACGACCAGGCACCGTCGTTCAGCCCGATCGCCGAAGACGAATGCCTCCCCTGCGTTGCCCGACCATCCGAAGAGACCATCGTCGACGCCTGA
- a CDS encoding O-antigen ligase family protein — protein sequence MPDAVQRTTSESLALLWRRLIAVLASLVPAAAAWDYGGVLPWTKWALAVATVGLLIALLPLVVTRRPSSRLVYGLPFIALAIWGYAAFQTLPLPSGLAQIIAPASYTAHAQWGISADIPAATSMPISVAPWYTLSYLVLPACFASFVLIGTVALRGEKDLLILLTLATIAGVAISYIGIADKINVNEGQGELLAPTDAALPFGPFVNRNNAAGYLNLCLACTIGTLVYRHRTRLKERKNDDRYRISGNSGWEKLVSRITRFGRLTDNLSVVIVVLAIVIASGIFISGSRGGMLATLAGTFVVGLRSINRSRKFTALIAISIGFVGFGLTLGSIGMVSTVQERFAQVWGDDALQDGRLDHWQDSLVASANYLPGGAGLGSYRFAYMPFQRVGGSAWFLNADGMPFEWLLEGGLIVIGLVIAGIAWTYRLLWNLSYFKNTPTDAAIATTAWFAIPSLMVSQSFDFGILLPANTILTALILGAVCASVKPVFKKQARKPSSKTDDKQESGKSRRSSTSEYPPLKAHSSSHSPTTSYETSKASDPPRGTSHRRSHHARHAASEGSRKPKRRHRSGRQRAIDLVLALTCWTGCLATAALAIPQQFQAAQIDDVVRKLDAWQPERVDAVESIDAIATQTHQLAARYPDNPDLLLADAQAILLQSRADLLREEPADLSRLEFERRWQRTAPLLQRYQFHTQRAASNQPSLDWHSVLLPGQSEQPLLAARDQTLASLRCAPLNDKAYSLLLMLDFVDHSYQESERWLKQLHQLEIRRPDGLERLGVLAAVYPGPQAAQPIWRDELQLAPERLASVWRTIQQLEIDADLNSLAPDDPAALLVAAESLTKDPATREQLLARIDAIIAREGRSSLKQLARADATDDSQVADSDGPANKPLVPRVADDAQWHYFNARVALLRDDFAAAEQAYRDAVQMSPGDVVWREQFAHLLMRNGKQKEAVAQIERCMLQAPLNRRFQDLASQFRAADVSPPEND from the coding sequence ATGCCCGATGCTGTCCAACGGACGACCTCCGAGAGCCTGGCGTTGCTGTGGCGACGTTTGATTGCGGTGCTCGCATCGCTGGTACCCGCAGCGGCGGCGTGGGATTACGGCGGTGTCCTGCCATGGACGAAATGGGCGTTGGCGGTTGCCACGGTCGGGCTTTTAATCGCCCTGCTGCCGTTGGTCGTCACCCGCCGCCCGAGTTCGCGACTGGTCTACGGTTTGCCATTTATAGCGCTTGCGATCTGGGGATACGCAGCATTCCAGACGCTGCCACTGCCAAGTGGTTTGGCCCAGATCATCGCACCGGCCAGCTATACTGCGCATGCGCAGTGGGGAATCTCCGCAGACATCCCTGCGGCGACATCGATGCCGATCAGCGTCGCCCCGTGGTACACGCTCTCCTACCTCGTGTTACCTGCCTGTTTCGCAAGCTTTGTCTTGATCGGAACGGTCGCTCTCCGCGGCGAGAAGGATCTGTTGATCCTTTTGACCCTGGCGACAATCGCCGGCGTTGCGATCAGCTACATCGGCATCGCTGACAAGATCAACGTAAACGAGGGTCAGGGCGAACTGCTCGCTCCCACCGACGCCGCCCTCCCCTTCGGTCCGTTTGTCAATCGAAACAACGCGGCCGGATATCTCAATTTATGCTTGGCGTGCACTATCGGGACGCTCGTTTATCGCCATCGCACGCGGCTGAAAGAACGCAAGAATGACGATCGGTATCGTATCTCAGGGAACAGCGGTTGGGAAAAATTGGTCAGCCGGATCACTCGCTTCGGTCGCCTGACCGACAATCTGTCGGTCGTCATCGTCGTCCTTGCGATCGTGATCGCCAGCGGAATCTTCATCAGCGGATCGCGCGGCGGAATGTTGGCGACGCTGGCCGGTACGTTTGTCGTTGGTTTGCGTTCGATCAACCGCAGCCGAAAATTTACCGCACTGATCGCGATCTCGATCGGCTTTGTCGGCTTTGGCCTAACGCTTGGTTCGATCGGAATGGTCTCGACGGTCCAAGAGCGTTTCGCCCAAGTTTGGGGAGACGATGCACTGCAGGATGGCCGGTTGGACCACTGGCAAGACAGCCTCGTCGCGTCGGCGAACTATCTACCCGGCGGTGCTGGCCTCGGCAGCTACCGATTCGCCTACATGCCGTTCCAACGGGTCGGCGGATCGGCTTGGTTTCTCAACGCCGATGGAATGCCATTTGAATGGTTGCTCGAAGGAGGCCTGATCGTCATCGGGCTGGTGATCGCTGGAATCGCATGGACCTATCGTTTGCTGTGGAACCTATCCTATTTCAAGAACACGCCTACCGACGCGGCGATCGCAACGACGGCATGGTTTGCGATTCCCAGCCTGATGGTTTCCCAATCATTCGATTTTGGAATCCTCCTGCCCGCCAACACGATCCTCACCGCATTGATCTTGGGTGCCGTTTGTGCGTCGGTCAAACCCGTCTTCAAGAAACAGGCTCGCAAGCCGAGCTCCAAAACCGACGACAAACAGGAATCGGGCAAGTCGCGGCGTTCCAGTACCAGCGAGTATCCGCCACTGAAGGCTCATTCATCTTCCCATTCCCCAACGACGTCGTACGAGACTTCGAAAGCAAGCGATCCGCCCCGAGGAACCTCGCATCGGCGATCGCACCACGCGCGGCACGCGGCATCCGAAGGATCGCGCAAGCCAAAGCGGCGGCATCGTTCGGGGCGTCAGCGAGCGATCGACCTCGTGCTTGCACTGACCTGTTGGACGGGATGCCTCGCGACCGCTGCCCTAGCGATCCCGCAGCAATTCCAAGCAGCGCAAATCGACGATGTCGTGCGGAAATTGGATGCTTGGCAACCGGAAAGGGTCGACGCCGTCGAATCGATCGATGCGATCGCCACCCAAACCCATCAACTGGCCGCTCGCTATCCCGATAACCCCGACCTGTTGCTCGCCGATGCTCAGGCAATCCTGCTGCAATCGCGTGCCGACTTGCTGCGGGAAGAACCTGCCGATCTCAGCCGTCTAGAATTTGAACGCCGCTGGCAACGGACCGCCCCGCTGCTGCAACGCTACCAATTCCATACCCAACGCGCCGCATCAAACCAACCGTCGCTTGATTGGCATTCGGTATTACTGCCTGGTCAATCGGAGCAACCGTTGTTGGCGGCACGTGACCAGACGCTCGCGTCACTGCGTTGTGCCCCTTTAAACGATAAAGCCTATTCGTTGTTGCTCATGCTCGACTTCGTCGACCACAGCTACCAGGAGAGCGAACGCTGGCTGAAACAGTTGCACCAGTTAGAGATTCGTCGCCCCGACGGCCTGGAACGGCTGGGCGTGTTGGCCGCGGTCTATCCCGGTCCCCAGGCGGCACAGCCGATCTGGCGAGACGAACTGCAATTGGCACCGGAACGGCTGGCATCGGTCTGGCGAACGATTCAACAATTGGAGATCGATGCCGATTTGAACAGCCTCGCTCCCGATGATCCCGCCGCCCTGCTGGTCGCTGCCGAATCATTGACCAAGGATCCGGCGACCCGCGAACAATTATTGGCCCGCATCGACGCGATCATCGCCCGCGAGGGACGTTCTTCGCTGAAACAACTGGCGCGGGCGGATGCGACCGACGACAGTCAGGTCGCCGATTCCGACGGGCCAGCGAATAAACCGCTCGTGCCGCGAGTTGCCGACGACGCCCAATGGCATTACTTCAATGCCCGCGTCGCGTTGCTCCGCGACGATTTTGCCGCCGCCGAACAGGCCTACCGCGATGCGGTGCAAATGAGTCCCGGCGACGTTGTCTGGCGCGAGCAATTTGCACATCTATTGATGCGGAACGGCAAGCAGAAAGAAGCGGTGGCGCAGATCGAACGCTGTATGCTGCAGGCACCGCTAAATCGCCGCTTCCAAGATCTTGCGTCGCAGTTCCGCGCCGCCGACGTCTCGCCGCCGGAAAACGATTGA
- the nagB gene encoding glucosamine-6-phosphate deaminase: MRIIIESDAAAAANRCAALIIDQIQKKPDSVLGLATGGTPVACYQVLIEMYQEKLVSFAACKSFNLDEYVGLAGDHPQSYRHFMQTNLFDHIDIDPAATHVPNGLAKDYEAYGEVYEQQIADAGGIDLQLLGIGTDGHIAFNEPGSSLGSRTRLKTLMPETVQDNARFFESIDEVPRLAVTMGVGTILESRQCLLMATGSHKADAIAAAIEGPVTCQNTASALQLHRDAIYVLDEAAASGLKRQAYYRSSEEMHRKIVEQGL, from the coding sequence TTGCGTATCATCATTGAGAGCGATGCTGCGGCAGCGGCAAACCGCTGTGCAGCATTGATTATCGACCAGATCCAGAAGAAGCCCGATTCGGTTTTGGGGTTGGCAACCGGGGGAACACCGGTCGCTTGCTACCAAGTGCTGATCGAGATGTACCAGGAGAAATTGGTAAGTTTCGCCGCTTGCAAGTCGTTCAATTTGGATGAATATGTCGGCTTGGCGGGAGATCATCCGCAGAGCTACCGGCACTTCATGCAAACGAATTTGTTCGATCATATCGATATCGATCCGGCCGCAACCCATGTCCCCAACGGCTTGGCCAAGGACTATGAAGCGTATGGCGAAGTTTACGAGCAACAGATCGCCGATGCGGGAGGGATCGATCTGCAGTTGTTGGGGATTGGCACCGACGGCCACATCGCGTTCAACGAACCGGGCTCTTCGTTGGGCAGCCGCACGCGGTTGAAGACGTTGATGCCGGAGACGGTCCAGGACAACGCACGGTTCTTCGAATCGATCGACGAAGTGCCACGATTGGCGGTCACGATGGGAGTCGGGACGATTCTCGAATCGCGGCAGTGCCTGTTGATGGCGACCGGTTCGCACAAGGCCGACGCGATCGCCGCTGCGATCGAAGGTCCGGTCACCTGTCAGAATACCGCTTCGGCCTTGCAATTGCATCGCGACGCGATCTACGTTCTCGACGAAGCGGCGGCCAGTGGGCTGAAACGCCAAGCATATTACCGCAGCAGCGAAGAGATGCACCGCAAGATCGTCGAACAGGGACTTTAG
- a CDS encoding sulfatase-like hydrolase/transferase, whose amino-acid sequence MRLPSTLATLLVLFAAVPSTAQESGERPNILFLFSDDQCYETVGALGNDEIETPALDQLAARGTTFTHCFNMGSWSGAVCVASRTMLNSGRYVWSANAIYDKSEQERKAGRWWSEYLKRAGYKTYMTGKWHVRADANKAFDDARHVRGGMPQQTPTGYGRPLADGSDPWSPSDPKFGGYWKGGKHWSEVVGDDAIDFIDDAAGQEKPFFMYVAFNAPHDPRQSPQEYVDRYPIDRISIPKNFLPLYPHKDAIGLGPSLRDEALGIFPRTEHCVKVQRQEYYSIITHMDAQIGRILDRLKAAGMADNTWIFFTSDHGLACGHHGLMGKQNMYDHSVRVPFMVVAPDVDAGRRIDAPIYLQDVMPTTLQLAGVKKPDHVDFQSVLPLLAGQGERRESIYGAYLDLQRSLRTDRYKLILYPRANVVRLYDLHRDPDEMNDLAGDPASETIIKRMFAELRRQQAELGDSLDLSEPFADWM is encoded by the coding sequence ATGCGTCTTCCATCCACGCTCGCCACCCTGTTGGTTTTGTTCGCCGCCGTCCCATCGACCGCTCAGGAATCGGGGGAACGTCCCAACATCCTGTTTCTGTTTTCGGACGACCAGTGTTATGAGACCGTTGGGGCGTTGGGGAACGATGAAATCGAGACTCCCGCGTTGGACCAGTTGGCTGCCCGCGGGACAACATTTACTCATTGTTTCAATATGGGGTCGTGGAGCGGTGCCGTTTGCGTCGCTAGTCGGACGATGCTCAACAGCGGTCGCTATGTGTGGAGTGCGAACGCGATCTATGACAAGAGCGAACAGGAGCGGAAGGCCGGGCGTTGGTGGAGCGAATATCTCAAGCGGGCCGGATACAAGACCTACATGACAGGCAAATGGCACGTGCGGGCCGACGCAAACAAGGCGTTCGACGACGCTCGTCACGTCCGCGGCGGAATGCCACAACAAACACCGACCGGTTATGGACGACCGCTAGCCGACGGGAGCGACCCGTGGTCGCCATCGGATCCGAAGTTTGGTGGGTATTGGAAAGGGGGGAAACATTGGAGCGAAGTGGTCGGCGACGACGCGATCGATTTCATCGACGATGCCGCTGGCCAGGAGAAGCCCTTTTTTATGTACGTCGCTTTCAACGCGCCGCACGATCCGCGGCAGAGCCCGCAAGAATACGTCGACCGTTACCCCATCGATCGGATTTCGATTCCGAAGAACTTCCTGCCGCTGTATCCTCATAAGGATGCGATTGGCCTGGGGCCCTCGTTGCGCGACGAAGCGTTGGGGATCTTTCCGCGGACCGAACATTGCGTGAAAGTGCAACGCCAGGAATATTATTCGATCATCACGCACATGGACGCCCAGATCGGTCGGATCTTGGATCGTTTGAAAGCTGCGGGAATGGCCGACAACACCTGGATTTTCTTCACGTCGGACCACGGGTTGGCATGCGGTCACCACGGATTGATGGGGAAGCAGAACATGTACGACCACAGCGTGCGTGTCCCCTTTATGGTCGTGGCTCCAGACGTCGATGCGGGGCGACGAATCGACGCTCCGATTTATCTGCAGGATGTGATGCCGACGACCTTGCAATTGGCGGGCGTCAAGAAGCCCGATCACGTCGATTTTCAGAGCGTCTTGCCGTTGTTGGCTGGACAGGGGGAGCGACGCGAATCGATCTATGGCGCCTATCTCGACCTGCAGCGCAGTCTGCGGACCGACCGGTATAAACTGATCCTTTATCCGCGGGCCAACGTGGTGCGGTTGTACGATTTACATCGGGACCCCGACGAGATGAACGACCTTGCCGGCGATCCCGCTTCGGAAACGATCATCAAGCGGATGTTTGCCGAACTCCGCCGCCAGCAGGCCGAACTGGGGGATTCTTTGGATCTCAGCGAGCCGTTTGCGGATTGGATGTAG
- a CDS encoding rhomboid family intramembrane serine protease: MRKIGELTERAQAVRFCDYLLTIDISAMAETSHSDAEAWAVWIRDEDRLEEARAQFAHFRQQPDDAKYNVQKQAEEIRKQQETKNRDRLKQQRKVGGSSWAGSGNYMSQKPRLTIALVITCVVLFFVTDPGVKRESNDAGLRLYDGMRFVGIQDFVESEGDPLASIKKGEIWRVFTPNLLHGSMMHLGFNMLALFFLGGAIERLQSPWAFAVLVFLTGVMAIVVQSVFPPALGGSPNVIGISGAVYGLFGYLWIRPILQPSFPNLIPPTTVMMMLAFMFMFILVPQGSMGGVSVANVAHVAGLVTGIACAAVASRMSS, from the coding sequence ATGCGTAAGATCGGCGAATTGACGGAACGAGCTCAAGCGGTCCGATTCTGCGATTACTTGTTGACGATCGATATCTCGGCGATGGCAGAAACGTCGCACAGCGATGCCGAGGCGTGGGCGGTCTGGATTCGCGATGAAGATCGGTTGGAGGAAGCGCGAGCTCAATTCGCCCATTTCCGCCAGCAACCCGACGATGCGAAATACAACGTTCAAAAGCAAGCCGAAGAGATTCGCAAGCAACAGGAAACGAAGAACCGCGATCGCTTGAAGCAGCAGCGGAAGGTGGGCGGTTCGTCGTGGGCGGGGTCGGGGAATTACATGTCCCAGAAACCGCGGCTGACGATCGCATTGGTGATCACTTGTGTCGTGCTCTTTTTTGTCACCGATCCTGGCGTCAAGCGGGAATCCAATGACGCGGGCCTACGGCTGTATGACGGGATGCGGTTTGTCGGCATCCAAGACTTTGTCGAATCGGAAGGCGATCCGTTAGCGTCGATCAAAAAGGGAGAGATCTGGCGGGTCTTCACCCCGAATCTTCTGCATGGCAGCATGATGCATCTGGGATTCAACATGCTGGCGCTGTTTTTTCTGGGCGGCGCGATTGAAAGGCTGCAGAGTCCGTGGGCGTTCGCGGTGTTGGTATTTTTGACCGGCGTGATGGCGATCGTGGTGCAATCGGTCTTTCCGCCAGCGCTTGGCGGATCGCCGAACGTGATCGGAATCTCGGGCGCGGTTTACGGGCTGTTCGGATACCTCTGGATTCGGCCGATCTTACAGCCAAGTTTCCCGAACCTGATTCCGCCGACAACGGTCATGATGATGTTGGCGTTCATGTTCATGTTCATTCTCGTGCCACAAGGATCGATGGGGGGCGTATCGGTTGCGAATGTCGCCCACGTGGCGGGGCTTGTAACCGGAATCGCGTGTGCAGCGGTGGCTTCTCGAATGTCTTCATGA
- a CDS encoding MATE family efflux transporter, with protein MNIWNRPAGIAEVLRVALPLMISTGCLTLTLFSDRTLLLWYGQPEMAASMAGGNLFWTLTCFPVGIVSMTSAIVAQYAGSGQQQRIGRLIWQAVWFTLAISPCLWLLIPMSRSIFLAAGQDPSLIDLETIYLQWLLVGASAVVLESALAGFFSGTERTAIVMWVNIVASILNLILDVVLIFGYAGFPELGIVGAGIASSVSFWTKAIIYFVLMHRRCDRERYGIAAGRCFDGALIRRLLYFGVPAGLQYQAESGGFAVIVLQIGQVGTEALAATAMAINFNMAAFVPLIGVSIAASVLVGKHLTESGPILAARAAVSAALLGVCYSATWAAAYILIPDTLLSLYLAGNQGETIASTIAIARVLLRFVAVYCVFDAAQIVIGGALRGAGDTWFVLFASVGVAVTWVVVGLIGKGYTSDPLHWWWWMLTCWVMSMTVAMLGRFAHGRWRTLRMVETPDQPTAALP; from the coding sequence ATGAATATCTGGAATCGTCCTGCGGGGATCGCGGAAGTGCTGCGTGTCGCGCTGCCGTTGATGATCAGCACGGGGTGTTTGACCCTGACTCTGTTTTCCGATCGGACGTTGCTGCTGTGGTACGGTCAGCCCGAGATGGCCGCGTCGATGGCTGGCGGGAACCTGTTCTGGACGCTGACCTGTTTTCCGGTCGGCATCGTTTCGATGACCAGCGCGATCGTAGCTCAATATGCGGGCAGCGGACAACAGCAACGGATCGGCCGGCTGATCTGGCAAGCTGTCTGGTTCACGTTAGCGATCTCTCCGTGTCTGTGGCTGCTGATCCCGATGTCGCGGTCGATCTTTCTTGCCGCGGGACAAGACCCGTCGCTTATCGATCTGGAGACGATCTATCTGCAGTGGTTGCTTGTCGGTGCCAGTGCTGTCGTTTTGGAGTCGGCGTTGGCGGGGTTCTTCAGCGGAACCGAACGGACTGCGATCGTGATGTGGGTAAATATCGTTGCATCGATCCTGAACCTGATCCTCGATGTCGTGTTGATCTTCGGATATGCCGGCTTTCCAGAACTGGGAATCGTCGGCGCAGGGATCGCCAGCAGCGTTTCGTTTTGGACCAAAGCGATCATCTACTTCGTCTTGATGCATCGCCGCTGCGACCGCGAGCGATATGGGATCGCGGCGGGACGTTGTTTCGACGGGGCGTTGATCCGCCGCTTGCTCTATTTCGGCGTTCCGGCCGGTTTGCAATACCAAGCCGAATCGGGCGGGTTTGCAGTGATCGTGCTGCAGATCGGGCAGGTTGGAACCGAGGCGTTGGCGGCGACTGCGATGGCGATCAATTTCAACATGGCCGCGTTTGTTCCCTTGATCGGCGTGTCGATCGCCGCTTCGGTCTTGGTCGGCAAGCATCTGACCGAATCGGGGCCGATCCTCGCCGCGCGGGCCGCGGTTTCGGCGGCATTGTTGGGTGTCTGTTATTCCGCAACGTGGGCTGCTGCCTACATCCTGATTCCCGATACGCTGCTGTCGTTGTATTTGGCGGGGAACCAAGGCGAGACGATCGCGTCGACGATCGCGATCGCTCGAGTGTTGCTGCGGTTTGTCGCCGTCTACTGCGTTTTTGATGCCGCTCAGATCGTCATCGGCGGGGCGTTGCGCGGTGCGGGGGATACTTGGTTCGTCCTGTTTGCAAGCGTTGGTGTTGCGGTGACCTGGGTTGTCGTCGGTCTGATTGGGAAAGGATATACCAGCGATCCGTTGCACTGGTGGTGGTGGATGTTGACCTGCTGGGTGATGTCGATGACGGTAGCGATGCTCGGCCGATTCGCCCACGGTCGGTGGCGAACGCTGCGGATGGTGGAAACTCCCGACCAACCGACCGCCGCGCTTCCATAG